A single genomic interval of Nocardioides nitrophenolicus harbors:
- a CDS encoding winged helix-turn-helix transcriptional regulator yields the protein MSRSYGHYCGLARALDVVGDRWNLLVVRQLLMGPARYRELLDGLPGVATNLLSDRLRDLEAAGVVERRPAETGSAVVYALTPWGGELRGPIQGLIRWSTPLMVSGPGDDPFHPEWLAVALPALLDVVRPPGESPTVGLAVDDQVFQVRATESGLEVARHDGRPLDAVLRADPMVVLGLAAGVLGLDDVRESVALEGDEGAVRAIFAR from the coding sequence ATGAGCCGAAGCTATGGCCACTACTGCGGCCTCGCCCGCGCCCTGGACGTCGTCGGCGACCGCTGGAACCTGCTCGTCGTCCGGCAGCTCCTGATGGGCCCGGCCCGCTATCGCGAGCTGCTCGACGGGCTCCCGGGCGTGGCCACCAACCTGCTCTCGGACCGGCTCCGCGATCTCGAGGCGGCCGGCGTCGTCGAACGCCGGCCCGCCGAGACGGGCAGTGCCGTCGTCTACGCCCTGACGCCCTGGGGGGGCGAGCTGCGTGGCCCGATCCAGGGGCTCATCCGCTGGTCGACCCCGCTCATGGTGAGCGGCCCGGGCGACGACCCGTTCCATCCCGAGTGGCTGGCGGTCGCGCTTCCGGCGCTGCTCGACGTCGTACGGCCACCGGGGGAGTCCCCGACGGTCGGCCTGGCGGTCGACGACCAGGTGTTCCAGGTGCGCGCGACCGAGTCGGGCCTCGAGGTGGCCCGGCATGACGGGCGCCCGCTCGACGCCGTGCTGCGAGCCGACCCGATGGTCGTCCTCGGCCTGGCCGCGGGCGTGCTGGGTCTCGACGACGTCCGCGAGTCGGTCGCGCTGGAGGGCGACGAAGGGGCGGTGCGGGCCATCTTCGCCCGCTGA
- a CDS encoding alpha/beta fold hydrolase: MPAGVRPAWVDDTLFPFESRFVDVDGHRVHYVDEGSGPILVMLHGNPTWSFLWRDVIRELRTDFRCIALDYPGFGLSTAKAGYRYLPEEHAEVVTAFADALGIVGATLVGQDWGGPIGLAAGRRRPGTFDRLVLANTWAWPTNGDPYFELFSRIGGSAPLRALARQSNLVVNAFVPAGHRRRRPTPAELDHYRRAQDSSRRRQAAAVLPRRITASRSFFQELESGLTVLSPLPTLIVWGGADKVFRTKERARLEATFPDHETAIVEDAGLYVGSDAPEEFAAAIRSWHPADVA, from the coding sequence ATGCCCGCAGGAGTCCGGCCCGCATGGGTCGACGACACGCTGTTCCCGTTCGAGAGCCGCTTCGTGGACGTGGACGGCCATCGGGTCCACTACGTCGACGAGGGCTCAGGGCCCATCCTGGTGATGCTGCACGGCAACCCGACCTGGTCCTTCCTCTGGCGCGACGTGATCCGTGAGCTGCGGACCGACTTCCGGTGCATCGCCCTCGACTACCCCGGCTTCGGCCTGTCGACCGCGAAGGCCGGGTACCGATACCTGCCGGAGGAGCACGCCGAGGTGGTGACGGCCTTCGCCGACGCCCTCGGCATCGTCGGCGCGACCCTGGTCGGCCAGGACTGGGGCGGTCCCATCGGCCTCGCGGCCGGTCGGCGTCGTCCCGGCACCTTCGACCGGCTGGTGCTCGCCAACACCTGGGCCTGGCCGACCAACGGCGACCCCTACTTCGAGCTCTTCTCGCGGATCGGCGGCTCCGCACCCCTCCGCGCGCTCGCCCGACAGTCGAACCTGGTCGTCAACGCCTTCGTCCCCGCCGGGCACCGCCGGCGCAGGCCGACGCCCGCCGAGCTCGACCACTACCGACGTGCGCAGGACAGCTCCCGCCGGCGGCAGGCCGCCGCCGTGCTCCCCCGCCGGATCACCGCGAGTCGCTCCTTCTTCCAGGAGCTCGAGTCCGGCCTCACCGTCCTCTCCCCCCTCCCCACGCTCATCGTGTGGGGCGGCGCGGACAAGGTGTTCCGCACCAAGGAGCGCGCGCGCCTGGAGGCCACCTTCCCCGACCACGAGACCGCGATCGTCGAGGACGCCGGCCTGTACGTCGGGTCGGACGCGCCGGAGGAGTTCGCGGCCGCGATCCGTTCCTGGCATCCCGCGGACGTCGCGTGA
- a CDS encoding MFS transporter, producing the protein MSRRAGILVAVYAAVLAINLDVTIVNVALPSIAGELGASTRGLQWVVDGYNLSFAALVLAAGSLSDRYGRRPALLVGLLGFAITSAAGALVDSTGALIAARFGMGVFAALIFPTTLSIISNSFPDRRQRAAALGGWGAVVGVGVASGPVTGGLLLEHFYWGSVFWALVPLALVAAALGFWLVPESRGDSVPALDLRGLALSTALLGVLVYTVIEAPARGWAGSASLTGFAIAVALAVAFVAAERSAAHPMLDVRLFADRRFSAASGAVTVTFFALAGFIFLITQYFQVVRGFGPLSTGARILPVALSIAVASIVGGLLAPRLGTRSVVVTGLISFGTAMAWIAGSVDVATPYWSTIVPQMVLMGLGMGLISTPATESIMLVLPPSRAGIGSAVNDATRELGSTLGVAVVGSTFLSIFGSRLLDSAFVATGKATEAADSVPFAFGVAAADPALLEIARDSFLSGLTASCLLVAGLCYAAAAAGVFALPGRDFRPVPVASRATRNGWRSGSLR; encoded by the coding sequence GTGAGTCGCCGGGCCGGCATCCTGGTAGCGGTCTATGCCGCCGTCCTCGCGATCAACCTCGACGTCACCATCGTCAACGTCGCGCTGCCCAGCATCGCCGGCGAGCTCGGCGCGAGCACCCGGGGCCTGCAGTGGGTGGTCGACGGCTACAACCTGTCGTTCGCGGCGTTGGTGCTCGCCGCGGGCAGCCTCTCGGACCGCTACGGACGACGACCAGCACTCCTCGTCGGGCTGCTCGGGTTCGCGATCACGAGCGCGGCCGGCGCACTGGTCGACAGCACCGGCGCGCTGATCGCGGCCCGCTTCGGGATGGGCGTCTTCGCGGCGCTGATCTTCCCCACGACGCTCTCGATCATCTCCAACAGCTTCCCCGACCGACGCCAGCGTGCGGCCGCGCTGGGCGGGTGGGGCGCGGTCGTCGGCGTCGGCGTCGCCTCCGGACCCGTCACCGGCGGGCTGCTGCTCGAGCACTTCTACTGGGGCAGCGTGTTCTGGGCGCTGGTCCCCCTCGCCCTGGTGGCCGCGGCGCTCGGGTTCTGGCTGGTGCCGGAGTCCCGCGGCGACTCGGTCCCGGCGCTGGACCTGCGCGGCCTGGCCCTCTCCACCGCGCTGCTCGGGGTCCTCGTCTACACGGTGATCGAGGCCCCCGCGCGCGGCTGGGCCGGCTCCGCGAGCCTGACCGGTTTCGCTATCGCGGTCGCGCTGGCGGTCGCCTTCGTCGCGGCCGAGCGGTCCGCGGCCCACCCGATGCTCGACGTACGGCTGTTCGCGGACCGGAGGTTCAGCGCGGCGAGCGGCGCGGTCACCGTCACCTTCTTCGCCTTGGCCGGATTCATCTTCCTGATCACGCAGTACTTCCAGGTGGTGCGCGGGTTCGGGCCGCTGTCCACCGGAGCCCGCATCCTCCCGGTCGCCCTGTCGATCGCGGTCGCCTCGATCGTCGGCGGGCTGCTCGCCCCGCGTCTGGGCACGCGCTCGGTCGTCGTCACCGGGTTGATCTCGTTCGGTACGGCGATGGCGTGGATCGCCGGCAGCGTCGACGTCGCCACGCCGTACTGGTCGACGATCGTGCCGCAGATGGTGCTGATGGGCCTGGGCATGGGGCTGATCTCAACCCCAGCGACCGAGTCGATCATGCTCGTGCTGCCGCCCTCGCGGGCCGGCATCGGCTCGGCCGTCAACGACGCGACCCGCGAGCTCGGCTCGACCCTCGGCGTCGCCGTCGTGGGCTCGACCTTCTTGTCGATCTTCGGCTCCCGGCTGCTCGACAGCGCCTTCGTCGCCACGGGCAAGGCAACCGAGGCCGCCGACTCGGTGCCCTTCGCGTTCGGGGTCGCCGCCGCTGATCCCGCCCTGCTCGAGATCGCCCGAGACTCGTTCCTGTCCGGCCTCACGGCGTCCTGCCTGCTCGTCGCCGGCCTCTGCTACGCCGCGGCCGCGGCCGGCGTGTTCGCGCTGCCCGGGCGCGACTTCCGGCCGGTGCCGGTGGCCAGTCGGGCCACGCGAAATGGTTGGCGATCCGGCTCGCTCCGTTGA
- a CDS encoding class I SAM-dependent methyltransferase, with the protein MTSYDVLSEVYEWLIADAKLDPAEFAAAFDDVLSLLPPNPRVLDCSCGTGQLAVGLAARGIEVVATDASEGMVRRTAALSEKHGTTVRTVRASWEELRHHGESEAFDMVFCVGNSLHHAVGAQGRAAALESMALLLCRGGRLVLTSRTWERVRARGSRLEVRERLVRRHGRDAVVIYRWEIAPRWEDEHRIEIAIAQLDAAGAVSVRSELLSCWPYRYDELEDDRGVQLPRALDLVTAACGRRRSGTAAGWSGRRGCRGRGSG; encoded by the coding sequence ATGACCAGCTATGACGTGCTGTCCGAGGTGTACGAATGGCTCATCGCGGACGCGAAGCTGGATCCGGCCGAGTTCGCCGCGGCGTTCGACGACGTCCTCAGTCTGCTGCCGCCGAACCCCCGGGTCCTGGACTGCTCGTGCGGTACCGGACAGTTGGCGGTCGGCCTCGCCGCGCGTGGCATCGAGGTGGTAGCAACGGACGCCAGCGAAGGGATGGTTCGCCGGACCGCGGCGTTGTCCGAGAAGCACGGGACGACTGTCCGCACGGTGCGGGCCAGCTGGGAGGAGCTGCGCCACCATGGCGAGAGCGAGGCCTTCGACATGGTCTTCTGCGTCGGCAACTCTCTGCACCATGCCGTGGGCGCGCAGGGCAGAGCGGCCGCTCTGGAGTCGATGGCGCTACTCCTGTGCCGCGGCGGGCGTCTGGTGCTGACCTCCCGCACGTGGGAACGCGTGCGGGCCAGGGGTTCGCGACTCGAGGTTCGCGAACGACTCGTCCGTCGGCACGGTCGCGATGCCGTGGTGATCTACCGTTGGGAGATCGCACCGCGCTGGGAGGACGAGCACCGCATCGAGATAGCGATCGCGCAGCTCGATGCGGCCGGGGCGGTGTCCGTCCGCTCGGAGCTGCTGTCGTGCTGGCCCTACCGTTACGACGAGCTGGAGGACGATCGCGGGGTACAGCTGCCTCGTGCTCTGGACCTGGTCACGGCTGCATGCGGCCGTCGTCGCAGTGGAACGGCGGCAGGATGGTCAGGTCGGCGGGGATGTCGGGGCCGAGGATCTGGGTGA
- a CDS encoding sigma-70 family RNA polymerase sigma factor, with protein MSTPEDVEFSEAWRRDGPRVAAYVRRHVAADDVQDVVAETFAQAWRRWADVPEPPIGWLIATARKVIGNSRRSARRRTALADRLALLDGAARPEGDAAMLATDRMAALEALASLPDSQREALLLVAWDGLSPDAAAEVLGIRPGTFRVRAHRARAALSALDPPAQSYAATPHRPLTEGGLR; from the coding sequence ATGAGCACTCCCGAGGACGTCGAGTTCAGCGAGGCGTGGCGCCGTGACGGCCCACGCGTGGCCGCCTACGTACGCCGTCACGTGGCCGCCGACGACGTCCAGGACGTCGTCGCCGAGACCTTCGCCCAGGCCTGGCGGCGCTGGGCCGACGTACCGGAGCCGCCGATCGGGTGGCTGATCGCGACCGCCCGGAAGGTGATCGGCAACAGCCGGCGCTCCGCACGCCGACGTACGGCGCTCGCGGACCGGCTGGCGCTGCTCGACGGAGCGGCCCGGCCCGAGGGCGACGCGGCGATGCTGGCGACCGACCGGATGGCGGCGCTGGAGGCGCTCGCGTCGCTGCCGGACAGCCAGCGGGAGGCGCTGCTGCTGGTCGCCTGGGACGGGCTCTCCCCCGATGCGGCGGCCGAGGTCCTCGGGATCCGGCCCGGGACCTTCCGGGTCCGGGCGCACCGCGCCCGCGCGGCACTGAGCGCGCTCGACCCACCGGCGCAGTCCTACGCCGCCACTCCCCACCGACCTCTCACCGAAGGGGGACTCCGATGA
- a CDS encoding DUF3224 domain-containing protein: MRAAATFTVSDWTPLDLPTSVGGGDVPRTAAPADAAAMVKTFAGDLAGRSVTWFVGGLNADTGAGTYVAVEAFEGTLGDRSGSFGFVHAASTHGDDRFDEHFTVVPDSGTGALTGISGRGSLTVDADGTHRVELDYTLPDQGRPGSVVSPPARR, encoded by the coding sequence ATGAGAGCCGCCGCGACCTTCACCGTGTCCGACTGGACGCCCCTCGACCTCCCGACGTCCGTGGGCGGTGGCGACGTACCACGGACCGCGGCGCCGGCCGACGCTGCCGCGATGGTGAAGACCTTCGCCGGCGATCTGGCCGGCCGCTCGGTCACCTGGTTCGTCGGCGGCCTCAACGCCGACACCGGAGCCGGCACCTATGTCGCCGTCGAAGCGTTCGAGGGCACCCTCGGCGATCGGTCGGGGAGCTTCGGGTTCGTGCACGCCGCCTCGACCCACGGCGACGACCGGTTCGACGAGCACTTCACCGTGGTGCCCGACAGCGGCACCGGCGCGCTGACCGGGATCAGCGGCCGGGGCTCGCTCACCGTCGACGCCGACGGCACCCACCGGGTCGAGCTCGACTACACGCTGCCCGACCAGGGTCGGCCAGGGAGCGTGGTCAGCCCACCGGCGCGACGCTGA
- a CDS encoding SDR family oxidoreductase: MERRLAVVTGGSRGIGAATARMLAGSGWSVLLTYRSERAAAQAVVANCLAAGAWAEAVELDVSDEGAVERVFRALPSEAGPLRGLVNNAGIVAPTSRVVDLSAERVRRVLEVNVLGALLCAREAVRLMAPPAGSGGAIVNVSSRAAVLGSPGEYVDYAASKAAVDTLTRGLAVETADQGIRVNSVRLGLIDTEIHARNGEPGRLARVAPSVPMGRPGTPTEAAAAVCWLLDESSSYTTGAVLDVSGGR, translated from the coding sequence ATGGAGCGACGACTGGCGGTGGTGACCGGTGGCAGCCGCGGGATCGGTGCGGCCACGGCCCGGATGCTGGCCGGGTCGGGATGGAGCGTGCTGCTGACCTACCGCTCCGAGCGGGCCGCGGCGCAGGCGGTGGTCGCGAACTGCCTTGCGGCCGGCGCGTGGGCCGAGGCGGTCGAGCTCGACGTGAGCGACGAGGGTGCGGTCGAGCGGGTGTTCCGCGCGCTGCCCTCGGAGGCGGGGCCGCTGCGCGGGCTGGTCAACAACGCCGGGATCGTGGCGCCGACCTCCCGGGTGGTGGACCTGTCCGCGGAGCGGGTGCGCCGGGTGCTCGAGGTCAACGTCCTGGGCGCGCTGCTGTGCGCCCGGGAGGCGGTGCGGCTGATGGCGCCCCCGGCCGGATCCGGCGGCGCGATCGTCAACGTCTCCTCGCGGGCCGCGGTGCTCGGCTCGCCGGGGGAGTACGTCGACTATGCCGCCTCCAAGGCCGCCGTCGACACGCTGACCCGTGGGCTGGCGGTCGAGACCGCTGACCAGGGGATCCGGGTCAACAGCGTGCGGCTGGGGCTGATCGACACCGAGATCCATGCCCGCAACGGCGAGCCCGGCCGGCTGGCGCGAGTGGCCCCGTCGGTGCCGATGGGACGCCCCGGCACGCCCACCGAGGCGGCGGCCGCGGTGTGCTGGCTGCTGGACGAGTCGTCGTCGTACACGACCGGCGCGGTGCTGGACGTGTCCGGCGGGCGCTGA
- a CDS encoding VOC family protein, translating into MSRHLQITFDCHDPRALSTFWRDALDYVIPGPPGVPLGEGDDPWAAWEAFLERIGVPESERNARSAIEDPDGVGPRVFFQRVPEDKVAKNRVHLDVRAAPGLAGEERMAALEAECERLVALGARRVERHEPAPPMAGGHIVMADPEGNEFCLD; encoded by the coding sequence ATGAGCCGACACCTCCAGATCACCTTCGACTGTCACGATCCGCGCGCCCTCTCGACGTTCTGGCGCGACGCCCTCGACTACGTCATCCCAGGCCCGCCCGGGGTGCCGCTCGGCGAGGGCGACGACCCCTGGGCGGCCTGGGAGGCGTTCCTCGAGCGGATCGGCGTCCCGGAGTCCGAGCGCAACGCCCGCTCGGCGATCGAGGATCCCGACGGCGTGGGGCCGCGGGTGTTCTTCCAGCGGGTCCCGGAGGACAAGGTCGCCAAGAACCGGGTCCACCTCGACGTGCGGGCCGCGCCGGGCCTGGCGGGGGAGGAGCGGATGGCGGCGCTCGAGGCGGAGTGCGAGCGCCTGGTCGCTCTGGGGGCGCGGCGCGTCGAGCGCCATGAGCCGGCGCCGCCGATGGCCGGGGGACACATCGTGATGGCGGACCCGGAGGGCAACGAGTTCTGCCTGGACTAG
- the helR gene encoding RNA polymerase recycling motor ATPase HelR, which translates to MGAEDLTDAFDLHDHPAKADPALIGPDRTRFAAIETSLEHTVAELEDRLADVRRQPGGTGQEAMDRDLEVHRLSARLRALRRYRLDLCLGRMVTTTGETVYVGRFGLTDADGRRLLVDWRSPAAEPFFGATHAEPMGLVSRRRYRWTAGRVSDYWDEVFGAEALAAGGAALDDQSAFVASLGSSRSERMRDVLATIQADQDAIIRAGSRGTLVVDGGPGTGKTVVALHRAAYLLYADPRLGDGRGGVLFVGPHEPYLAYVADVLPSLGEEGVRTCTLRDLVTEGRTAVEERDPEVARLKADAALVGAVEPAVRLFEEPPTEGMVVESAWSEVWLSATDWAEAFAAPDPGTPHNEARDQVWEALLDILVDKHDEVDATEEQLRASLRRNRELTTALTRAWPMLEATDLVGDLWEVPAYLRHCAPWLSPEEVRALRRNGPQAWTTADLPLLDAARARLGDPDTARERRRQEATAAREREEMDRVVDHLIATDDSDMMIMSMLRGADLRGALATEERPTPDRYAGPFAHVVVDEAQELSDAEWQMLLRRCPSRSFTVVGDRAQARHGFAESWSERLGRAGLHDIELARLTINYRTPTEVMAAAEPVIRAVLPDANVPTSVRSTGVPVQQAGRADLDAILADWERTHAEGVACVIGDPDRADTPRVRSLSPEHAKGLEFDLVVLVDPDQFGTGIEGAVDRYVAMTRATQRLVLVT; encoded by the coding sequence ATGGGAGCTGAGGATTTGACCGACGCGTTCGACCTGCACGATCACCCCGCGAAAGCCGACCCCGCGTTGATCGGGCCCGACCGGACCCGCTTCGCCGCCATCGAGACCAGCCTCGAGCACACGGTCGCGGAGCTCGAGGACCGCCTCGCCGACGTACGCCGGCAGCCGGGTGGCACCGGCCAGGAGGCGATGGACCGCGACCTCGAGGTGCATCGGCTCAGCGCGCGGCTGCGCGCCCTGCGCCGCTACCGGCTCGACCTGTGTCTGGGCCGGATGGTGACGACGACCGGCGAGACCGTCTACGTGGGCCGGTTCGGACTCACCGACGCGGACGGCCGGCGACTGCTCGTCGACTGGCGCTCCCCGGCCGCCGAGCCCTTCTTCGGCGCCACGCACGCCGAGCCGATGGGCCTGGTCAGCCGACGCCGCTACCGCTGGACGGCCGGGCGCGTGAGCGACTACTGGGACGAGGTCTTCGGCGCCGAGGCGCTCGCGGCCGGCGGCGCCGCGCTCGACGACCAGTCGGCCTTCGTCGCCAGCCTGGGCAGCAGCCGCTCGGAGCGGATGCGGGACGTGCTGGCCACCATCCAGGCCGACCAGGACGCGATCATCCGAGCCGGCTCGCGCGGGACGCTGGTCGTCGACGGCGGCCCCGGGACCGGCAAGACGGTGGTCGCACTGCACCGCGCCGCCTATCTCCTGTACGCCGACCCCCGCCTCGGTGACGGCCGCGGCGGCGTGCTCTTCGTCGGTCCCCACGAGCCGTATCTCGCCTATGTCGCCGACGTGCTGCCCAGCCTCGGCGAGGAGGGGGTGCGCACGTGCACCCTGCGCGACCTCGTCACCGAGGGCCGGACCGCGGTCGAGGAGCGCGATCCCGAGGTGGCCCGGCTGAAGGCCGACGCCGCCCTGGTCGGCGCCGTCGAGCCCGCCGTCCGGCTCTTCGAGGAGCCGCCGACCGAGGGCATGGTCGTCGAGTCCGCGTGGTCGGAGGTGTGGCTGAGCGCGACCGACTGGGCCGAGGCGTTCGCCGCGCCGGATCCGGGCACGCCCCACAACGAGGCCCGCGACCAGGTCTGGGAGGCGTTGCTCGACATCCTCGTCGACAAGCACGACGAGGTCGACGCGACAGAGGAGCAGCTCCGCGCGTCGCTGCGCCGCAACCGCGAGCTCACCACGGCGCTCACCCGGGCCTGGCCGATGCTCGAGGCGACCGATCTCGTGGGCGACCTGTGGGAGGTGCCGGCGTACCTGCGGCACTGCGCGCCCTGGCTGTCCCCCGAGGAGGTGCGGGCGCTGCGCCGGAACGGCCCTCAGGCCTGGACCACCGCCGACCTGCCGCTCCTCGACGCCGCCCGAGCCCGGCTCGGCGATCCCGACACGGCGCGCGAGCGGAGGCGGCAGGAGGCGACCGCGGCGCGGGAGCGGGAGGAGATGGACCGCGTGGTCGACCACCTGATCGCGACCGACGACTCGGACATGATGATCATGTCGATGCTGCGCGGCGCGGACCTGCGCGGCGCGCTCGCGACCGAGGAGCGGCCCACCCCGGACCGGTACGCCGGCCCGTTCGCCCACGTGGTCGTCGACGAGGCCCAGGAGCTCAGTGACGCGGAATGGCAGATGCTGCTGCGCCGCTGCCCGTCGCGCAGCTTCACCGTCGTGGGCGACCGGGCCCAGGCCCGGCACGGCTTCGCCGAGTCGTGGTCCGAGCGGCTGGGGCGCGCGGGACTGCACGACATCGAGCTCGCCCGCCTGACCATCAACTACCGCACCCCGACCGAGGTGATGGCGGCCGCGGAGCCGGTGATCCGCGCGGTGCTTCCCGACGCCAACGTGCCGACCTCGGTCCGCAGCACCGGCGTACCGGTCCAGCAGGCCGGCCGCGCCGACCTGGACGCGATCCTCGCCGACTGGGAGCGGACCCACGCCGAGGGCGTCGCCTGCGTCATCGGCGACCCCGATCGCGCCGACACCCCGCGGGTCCGCTCGCTGAGCCCCGAGCATGCGAAGGGGCTGGAGTTCGACCTGGTCGTGCTGGTCGATCCGGACCAGTTCGGCACCGGCATCGAGGGTGCCGTGGACCGCTACGTCGCGATGACCCGGGCCACCCAGCGTCTGGTGCTCGTGACCTGA
- a CDS encoding pyridoxamine 5'-phosphate oxidase family protein has product MAALDPPPARDRATRQADTRALLATPAIDVWVATASAAGVPHLVPVSLAWVGERVVVAVDGGSVTARNLLASGRARLGLGPTRDVAMIDAVLERSVGVDDDPALGAAYAAQADWDPRGLAGYVFLVLRPERVQAWRESNETVGRTILRAGRWLEP; this is encoded by the coding sequence GTGGCCGCCCTCGACCCGCCCCCGGCACGCGACCGGGCGACCCGGCAGGCCGACACCCGCGCCCTGCTCGCGACACCCGCGATCGACGTCTGGGTCGCGACCGCGTCGGCCGCCGGCGTCCCCCACCTGGTGCCGGTGTCCCTGGCCTGGGTGGGCGAGCGGGTCGTCGTCGCGGTCGACGGCGGCTCGGTCACGGCGCGCAACCTGCTCGCCTCCGGGCGCGCCCGGCTCGGGCTCGGTCCGACCCGTGACGTCGCCATGATCGACGCGGTCCTGGAGCGCTCGGTCGGCGTCGATGACGACCCCGCCCTCGGGGCGGCGTACGCCGCCCAGGCCGACTGGGATCCCCGCGGCCTGGCCGGCTACGTCTTCCTCGTGCTGCGTCCCGAGCGGGTGCAGGCCTGGCGCGAGTCGAACGAGACCGTGGGCCGCACGATTCTGCGGGCGGGGAGGTGGCTCGAGCCCTAG
- a CDS encoding VOC family protein — protein sequence MDISIQHSFLPQTDPEASLAFYRDVLGFEVLNDVGYGEMRWITVAPKGSTGPSIVLAPPAADPGITDDEKRVVAEMMAKGTYATIVLRTDDLDATFEQIQATGAEVIQEPIDQPYGVRDCAFRDPAGNHVRINQAG from the coding sequence ATGGACATCAGCATTCAGCACAGCTTCCTGCCCCAGACCGACCCCGAGGCCTCGCTGGCCTTCTACCGCGACGTGCTCGGCTTCGAGGTCCTCAACGACGTCGGCTACGGCGAGATGCGCTGGATCACCGTGGCACCCAAGGGCTCCACCGGCCCCTCGATCGTGCTCGCGCCGCCCGCCGCCGACCCCGGCATCACCGACGACGAGAAGCGCGTCGTCGCCGAGATGATGGCCAAGGGCACCTACGCCACGATCGTTCTCCGCACCGACGACCTCGACGCGACCTTCGAGCAGATCCAGGCCACCGGCGCCGAGGTCATCCAGGAGCCGATCGACCAGCCGTATGGCGTGCGCGACTGCGCCTTCCGCGACCCGGCCGGCAACCACGTCCGCATCAACCAGGCCGGCTGA
- a CDS encoding helix-turn-helix transcriptional regulator, translated as MSTLDPERLRTLTLLRRVRDRIDREYARPLDVEALARDVHMSAGHLSREFKKAYGEPPYSYLMTRRIERAMALLRRGDLSVTDICFEVGFSSLGTFSTRFTELVGVPPSAYRDDAPSPEDGLAEPPSCVTKKVTRPVRRGGAQTSPDVPAAGPASVRNREAPHFETPLA; from the coding sequence GTGAGCACCCTCGATCCCGAACGGTTGCGCACCCTCACGCTGCTGCGTCGGGTGCGCGACCGGATCGACCGCGAGTACGCCCGGCCGCTCGACGTCGAGGCGCTGGCCCGCGACGTGCACATGTCGGCAGGGCACCTCAGCCGGGAGTTCAAGAAGGCGTACGGCGAGCCGCCCTACTCCTACCTGATGACCCGCCGGATCGAGCGCGCGATGGCCCTGCTGCGCCGCGGCGACCTCAGTGTCACCGACATCTGCTTCGAGGTCGGCTTCTCCTCGCTCGGCACCTTCAGCACCCGGTTCACCGAGCTGGTCGGCGTACCGCCGAGCGCCTATCGCGACGACGCCCCGTCGCCCGAGGACGGGCTCGCCGAGCCGCCGTCGTGCGTCACCAAGAAGGTGACCCGGCCCGTGCGGCGGGGCGGTGCACAGACCAGTCCGGACGTCCCCGCGGCCGGTCCCGCATCGGTCAGGAATCGAGAAGCACCCCACTTCGAGACGCCACTAGCGTGA
- a CDS encoding glucose 1-dehydrogenase has protein sequence MDLQDKVVLVTGGARGLGAAFARGIVAEGGRVVIGDLLDDDGAAVAQELGAAARYVHLDVTDEDSWAAAVAATLDTFGRIDGLVNNAGISATGQPTADESTETFRRIIEINLVAVHTGLRTVVPAMRTAGGGSIVNISSAAGLMGMALTSGYGAAKWGVRGLTKLAAVELGRDRIRVNSVHPGMVLTPMTAPTGIVADEGGFPNNPFRRVGRPEELVGAVLYLLSDAASYTTGAELAVDGGWTAGPSVEYIMGA, from the coding sequence ATGGACCTGCAGGACAAGGTCGTCCTCGTCACCGGCGGCGCGCGAGGACTCGGCGCCGCGTTCGCGCGCGGCATCGTCGCGGAGGGTGGGCGCGTCGTGATCGGCGACCTGCTCGACGACGACGGCGCCGCGGTCGCCCAGGAGCTCGGCGCGGCCGCGCGCTACGTCCACCTCGACGTCACCGACGAGGACTCCTGGGCCGCCGCGGTCGCCGCCACCCTCGACACCTTCGGCAGGATCGACGGCCTCGTCAACAACGCCGGCATCTCGGCCACCGGCCAGCCGACCGCCGACGAGAGCACCGAGACCTTCCGCCGGATCATCGAGATCAACCTGGTCGCCGTCCACACCGGCCTGCGCACCGTCGTCCCGGCGATGCGCACCGCCGGGGGCGGCTCGATCGTCAACATCTCCTCGGCCGCCGGACTGATGGGCATGGCCCTCACCAGCGGGTACGGCGCCGCCAAGTGGGGCGTGCGCGGGCTCACCAAGCTCGCGGCCGTCGAGCTGGGCCGCGACCGGATCCGGGTGAACTCCGTGCACCCCGGCATGGTGCTCACCCCGATGACGGCGCCGACCGGGATCGTCGCCGACGAGGGCGGCTTCCCCAACAACCCGTTCCGCCGCGTCGGGCGCCCCGAGGAGCTGGTCGGCGCGGTGCTCTACCTGCTGAGCGACGCGGCGTCGTACACCACCGGCGCGGAGCTCGCCGTCGACGGAGGCTGGACCGCGGGACCGTCGGTGGAGTACATCATGGGTGCGTGA